A region of Pyxidicoccus parkwaysis DNA encodes the following proteins:
- a CDS encoding GNAT family N-acetyltransferase, with the protein MSTPLPTTLRILPSITEVPRAAWDALVDEAGVPFLEWTFLACLEESGSAVPERGWHPRHLTLWRGSRLVAAAPAYLKHDSHGEFVFDGPWATAAERAGLRYYPKLVVTVPFTPAAGRRVLVAPGEDRRAREAELYAAAQEYARAESLSGVHVLFPTAEELPVLQEQGFAVRLGLQYQWRNEGYHTLEDFLARFHSKRRNQLRRELRAPAEQGIEVRTLRGDALADVDADTVWRLYVSTVDKYPWGMRFLTPDFFARMLARFRHRCEWVEARREGRLVAGAFNLAGPGVLYGRYWGCFEEHPFLHFNVCLYHPVEQGIARGLKRFEPGHGGEHKLTRGFEPHLTYSAHLLLHPGLDRAVRGFLAHERAAVEGGLPQWRAETGFKEGA; encoded by the coding sequence ATGTCCACCCCGCTCCCCACCACCCTGCGCATCCTGCCCTCCATCACCGAGGTCCCCCGTGCCGCGTGGGATGCCCTGGTGGACGAGGCGGGTGTTCCCTTCCTGGAGTGGACGTTCCTCGCGTGCCTGGAGGAGAGCGGCAGCGCGGTGCCGGAGCGGGGCTGGCATCCCCGTCACCTGACGCTGTGGCGCGGCTCGCGGCTGGTCGCCGCCGCGCCCGCGTACCTCAAGCACGACAGCCACGGCGAGTTCGTCTTCGACGGCCCCTGGGCCACCGCCGCCGAGCGCGCGGGCCTGCGCTACTACCCGAAGCTCGTCGTCACCGTGCCCTTCACCCCCGCCGCCGGCCGGCGCGTGCTGGTGGCCCCCGGGGAAGACAGGCGCGCGCGCGAGGCCGAGCTGTACGCCGCCGCGCAGGAGTACGCCCGCGCGGAGAGCCTGTCCGGCGTCCACGTCCTCTTCCCCACCGCCGAGGAATTGCCCGTGCTGCAGGAGCAGGGCTTCGCGGTGCGCCTGGGCCTCCAGTACCAGTGGCGCAACGAGGGCTACCACACGCTGGAGGACTTCCTCGCCCGCTTCCACTCCAAGCGGCGCAACCAATTGCGGCGCGAGTTGCGCGCCCCGGCCGAGCAGGGCATCGAAGTACGAACGCTGCGCGGTGACGCACTGGCGGATGTGGATGCGGACACCGTCTGGCGCCTGTATGTCTCCACGGTGGACAAGTACCCATGGGGCATGCGGTTTCTCACCCCGGACTTCTTTGCGCGGATGCTCGCCCGCTTCCGGCACCGCTGTGAGTGGGTGGAGGCCCGCCGGGAAGGAAGGCTGGTGGCCGGCGCGTTCAACCTCGCTGGCCCCGGCGTGCTGTATGGCCGCTACTGGGGCTGCTTCGAGGAGCATCCCTTCCTGCACTTCAACGTCTGCCTGTACCACCCGGTGGAGCAGGGCATCGCCCGGGGGCTGAAGCGCTTCGAGCCGGGCCACGGCGGAGAGCACAAGCTCACCCGGGGATTCGAGCCGCACCTCACGTACAGTGCGCACCTGCTCCTCCACCCCGGGCTGGACCGCGCCGTGCGCGGCTTCCTGGCCCACGAGCGGGCAGCCGTGGAAGGCGGCCTGCCCCAGTGGCGGGCGGAGACTGGTTTCAAGGAGGGGGCCTGA
- a CDS encoding DUF2378 family protein, translating into MSHRHRTPEPTPAVPRVPSSVFEGMFVRALKAEGRLAAGLEALGYDMKRPELDYPIELWQRATALARQEVYPELSEEFAYRQLGRQLVAGFAETFIGRVVAVALPMIGPLRALERIPRYLTMMGRPDLEVTMTPEGERGRRIQFKDRYNRPDLMAGGLEHMLELARAQPRITVEERNPEGYRLLVRW; encoded by the coding sequence ATGAGCCACCGCCACCGCACGCCGGAGCCCACCCCCGCGGTACCGCGGGTGCCCTCGAGCGTCTTCGAGGGGATGTTCGTGCGGGCCCTCAAGGCGGAGGGGCGGCTGGCGGCGGGGCTGGAGGCGCTCGGCTACGACATGAAGCGGCCGGAGCTGGACTACCCCATCGAGCTCTGGCAGCGGGCCACGGCCCTGGCGCGCCAGGAAGTCTATCCGGAGCTGAGCGAGGAGTTCGCGTACCGGCAGCTCGGCCGCCAGCTCGTCGCGGGCTTCGCGGAGACGTTCATCGGCCGCGTGGTCGCGGTGGCCCTGCCGATGATTGGCCCCCTGCGCGCCCTGGAGCGGATTCCACGCTACCTGACGATGATGGGGCGCCCGGACCTCGAGGTGACGATGACGCCCGAGGGCGAGCGCGGCCGGCGGATTCAGTTCAAGGACCGCTACAACCGGCCGGACCTCATGGCGGGCGGGCTGGAGCACATGCTGGAGCTGGCCCGCGCCCAGCCGCGCATCACCGTGGAGGAACGCAACCCCGAGGGTTACCGTCTGCTGGTGCGCTGGTAA
- a CDS encoding NifU family protein yields the protein MSVNIQLEWTPNPSTLKYVVDRRLLAGGAMNFTKREDAQAKSPLALKLMDVRGVTAVMIGSNFVTVTKGEEGEWDELNDSVMATLDSHLSANEPVVDEAAVAAAREAAGTAGAGGSIQARIQDILDSEIRPAVAMDGGDITLDRFEDGIVYLHMKGSCAGCPSSTATLKMGIEGRLREAIPEVLEVVSV from the coding sequence ATGTCGGTGAACATCCAGCTCGAGTGGACCCCGAACCCCAGCACGCTGAAGTACGTCGTGGACCGGCGGCTGTTGGCCGGCGGCGCGATGAACTTCACGAAGCGAGAGGATGCCCAGGCGAAGTCGCCGTTGGCGCTCAAGCTGATGGACGTGCGCGGCGTGACGGCGGTGATGATTGGCAGCAACTTCGTGACGGTGACGAAGGGCGAGGAGGGCGAGTGGGACGAGTTGAATGACTCGGTGATGGCCACGCTGGACTCGCATCTGTCGGCCAACGAGCCGGTGGTGGACGAGGCGGCGGTGGCGGCGGCCCGCGAGGCGGCCGGCACGGCTGGCGCGGGTGGCTCCATCCAGGCGCGCATCCAGGACATCCTGGACAGCGAAATCCGCCCGGCGGTGGCGATGGACGGCGGCGACATCACGCTGGACCGCTTCGAGGACGGCATCGTCTACCTGCACATGAAGGGTTCGTGCGCGGGCTGCCCATCGTCCACGGCCACCCTGAAGATGGGCATCGAGGGGCGCCTGCGTGAGGCGATTCCCGAGGTGCTCGAGGTGGTGTCGGTCTGA